A DNA window from Fodinibius sp. Rm-B-1B1-1 contains the following coding sequences:
- a CDS encoding anhydro-N-acetylmuramic acid kinase: MNPSVKKLIETASKESKLIIGLMSGTSLDGLDIALAKVAGSGANTSVELLKFMTKDYQPELKKRLKAISSVPQVSLEKVCLLHSKLAELHAEFILSALDQWDITPNQIDCIASHGQTIYHAPKIQHQQDDMPNTTLQIGDGDHLAHKTGILTISDFRQKHTAAGGEGAPMVSFVDRALYTHKTKDRILLNIGGIANFTYLPSREKSAPVITTDTGPGNTLIDASMQSYFSKPFDKDGQIAQSGSVHKLSLEKLKADPYFQKPLPKTTGPEVFNLEWVQQQLDTLETEQLAPKNLVATLTHLSAQTIAESIKKVVPNLTDTTIYVSGGGFHNPALMQGIAESLPGCRIESFAEIGFDPDAKEAVLFAVLANEMLSGEGFLMDTDKEKINFGKISFPS, translated from the coding sequence ATGAATCCTTCTGTTAAAAAGCTAATTGAAACCGCTTCCAAAGAATCGAAATTAATAATCGGACTAATGTCGGGCACTTCGCTGGATGGGTTGGACATCGCTCTGGCTAAAGTAGCTGGATCGGGGGCCAACACCTCCGTTGAACTACTGAAATTTATGACAAAGGATTATCAACCGGAGCTCAAAAAACGTCTTAAAGCCATTTCCTCTGTCCCCCAGGTTTCCCTTGAAAAGGTTTGCCTGTTGCACTCTAAACTTGCTGAGCTACATGCAGAATTTATTCTTTCGGCTTTGGATCAATGGGATATCACACCTAACCAAATTGATTGTATTGCCAGCCATGGGCAGACGATTTATCACGCCCCAAAAATTCAGCACCAACAAGATGATATGCCTAACACTACCCTGCAAATTGGGGATGGCGATCACCTTGCTCACAAAACGGGCATTCTCACTATCAGCGACTTTCGCCAAAAGCACACGGCGGCAGGAGGAGAAGGGGCACCGATGGTTTCGTTTGTCGATCGCGCCCTGTACACCCACAAAACAAAAGACCGAATTTTACTGAACATCGGAGGTATCGCCAATTTCACATACCTGCCCAGTCGGGAAAAATCAGCACCCGTTATAACAACAGATACCGGTCCCGGAAACACCCTCATTGATGCGTCCATGCAGAGCTATTTTTCTAAGCCGTTTGATAAGGATGGACAAATAGCCCAAAGCGGATCGGTACACAAATTGAGCTTAGAAAAGCTCAAAGCCGATCCCTACTTTCAAAAACCGCTACCAAAAACCACCGGTCCCGAAGTATTTAATCTGGAATGGGTGCAACAGCAACTGGATACATTAGAAACAGAACAACTGGCCCCAAAAAATCTTGTTGCCACCCTTACTCATTTATCAGCCCAAACTATTGCCGAGTCCATAAAGAAAGTGGTACCCAATCTTACGGATACTACTATCTATGTCAGCGGTGGAGGCTTTCACAACCCTGCTCTGATGCAGGGTATTGCAGAATCACTACCCGGCTGCCGTATAGAATCTTTTGCAGAAATAGGTTTTGATCCCGATGCCAAAGAGGCGGTACTATTTGCAGTATTAGCTAACGAAATGTTATCGGGCGAAGGTTTTTTAATGGATACTGACAAAGAAAAAATTAACTTCGGTAAAATCTCTTTCCCATCATAA
- a CDS encoding serine hydrolase domain-containing protein yields MHKLFAAIILTVFFGCSGQPEIKSPESGQIPAIDSLIQKEVEADHIPGAVIQVKQGDSVLHRAAYGYAQKYDYDLQLLENPEPMTTDHLFDLASLTKVMATTFGIMKLVDEGMLSLDDPVGKYFLEFNEGKKSNITIRHLLTHSSGLAQWLPTYYHAENPKERYEYIAQLPLKWDVGHERHYSDLGFMLLGDIIEQISGQRFDMYLQEKLYQPLNLQYTTFNPLEKQYKKVVATSHGNPFEKRMVHDEEFGYTVDVDPDSWNKWREYTLRGEVNDGNAWYANGGIAGHAGLFSTIENLQVLVDLLINDGIYKDQQIISKPVIDTFLTKDAYGNGLGWAMEKGTIAAKGSPDDTFGHTGFTGTNIVVVPQDSLSIILLTNRQHVGRQEGGTYFDLGSLRQAIFDTVWQNKK; encoded by the coding sequence ATGCATAAACTATTTGCTGCAATCATACTAACAGTATTTTTTGGTTGTTCGGGCCAGCCCGAAATCAAATCGCCGGAGTCAGGTCAGATTCCAGCTATCGATAGCCTGATTCAGAAAGAGGTCGAAGCCGATCACATCCCCGGAGCAGTGATACAGGTAAAGCAGGGTGATTCAGTGTTGCATCGCGCGGCTTATGGATACGCTCAAAAATATGACTACGATTTACAGCTGCTCGAAAATCCGGAGCCGATGACAACCGATCACCTTTTCGACCTGGCGTCATTAACCAAAGTGATGGCTACTACTTTTGGAATCATGAAACTGGTTGATGAGGGTATGCTTTCTCTGGATGACCCAGTTGGCAAATACTTCTTGGAATTTAATGAGGGCAAGAAGTCGAACATCACTATTCGGCATTTACTAACGCACAGTTCGGGATTAGCCCAGTGGCTGCCTACCTATTATCACGCCGAAAATCCCAAGGAACGGTATGAATATATAGCCCAGTTACCGCTAAAATGGGATGTAGGCCATGAACGTCATTACAGCGATCTGGGCTTTATGTTATTGGGGGATATTATAGAACAGATTTCCGGTCAGCGGTTTGATATGTATTTGCAAGAGAAATTGTATCAACCTTTAAACCTGCAATATACAACCTTCAACCCACTCGAAAAACAATACAAAAAGGTAGTAGCGACTTCGCACGGAAATCCCTTTGAAAAACGAATGGTGCATGACGAGGAATTTGGTTACACAGTGGATGTTGATCCCGACTCGTGGAATAAGTGGCGGGAATATACACTTCGGGGTGAAGTCAACGATGGTAATGCCTGGTATGCCAATGGTGGTATAGCAGGACATGCGGGATTGTTTTCGACCATTGAAAATCTGCAGGTTTTGGTTGATCTGTTGATAAATGATGGGATCTATAAAGATCAGCAAATTATTTCAAAACCTGTTATTGATACATTTCTGACCAAAGATGCCTATGGAAATGGATTGGGTTGGGCGATGGAAAAAGGAACTATCGCAGCAAAAGGGAGTCCCGATGATACCTTTGGACACACCGGTTTTACGGGGACTAATATTGTAGTTGTTCCACAAGATTCGCTCTCCATTATTTTACTCACCAACCGCCAGCATGTAGGCCGCCAAGAAGGTGGTACTTACTTTGATTTAGGTTCCCTGCGACAAGCTATTTTTGATACGGTATGGCAAAATAAAAAATAG
- a CDS encoding sodium:solute symporter: MEFSVIDYIVIVLYLIAVAGLGIYAAGRQSSTSDYFMGGEGLPWWAVMFSVVATETSTLTFISIPAVAYGGNLTFLQITFGYIIGRILVSKLLLPAYFKGKQTTAYQFLEQRFGAVMRNATSTTFMVTRLLADGVRLFATAIPLAIIMRLGGAFTGWGDFEIYLLAITVISVLTLVYTLIGGIKAVVWMDVMQMGVYVGGAVLAIGIILFDLPNGLSGAMATVADAGKLQLIDFGFDQPFADAIASPYTFFTAVIGGAIFSIASHGTDQLIVQRLLTTRNIDNSQRALVWSGVVVALQFGLFLFIGLLLYAFYDAQSAEMLGLATTDEIFAKFIVEQLPVGLSGLIIASLFAAAMSSLSSSLNSLASSTTLDLYKPYFGKDNTQAEDLRISRIITMVWAVILTGSAFFFAFLQLQEGERPAVVELGLGIASYTYGGLLGAFLLGRFSEIPDKTDAMIGFFVGLVSLLFMVEGPIHSILPGEPLVIAWPLYTVVGSAIVIIVGNLSNWVRSKN; this comes from the coding sequence TTGGAATTTTCAGTCATAGATTACATAGTCATCGTTCTGTATTTGATTGCGGTAGCAGGGTTGGGCATTTATGCGGCCGGGCGACAGTCATCTACCTCAGACTATTTCATGGGAGGAGAGGGATTGCCGTGGTGGGCAGTAATGTTTTCGGTAGTTGCTACCGAAACAAGTACGTTGACTTTTATTAGTATTCCAGCAGTAGCTTATGGTGGTAATTTAACGTTTCTACAGATTACATTTGGCTATATAATTGGACGTATTTTAGTAAGCAAACTTTTGTTGCCAGCTTATTTTAAAGGCAAACAGACGACTGCTTATCAATTTTTAGAGCAGCGATTTGGTGCGGTAATGCGTAACGCTACCAGCACGACCTTTATGGTTACCCGTCTGCTTGCTGATGGCGTGCGGTTGTTTGCGACGGCCATTCCTCTGGCGATAATCATGCGGCTTGGAGGTGCTTTTACAGGTTGGGGCGATTTCGAAATTTACCTGCTTGCCATTACCGTTATTTCTGTACTAACGCTTGTTTATACACTTATCGGTGGAATTAAAGCTGTGGTTTGGATGGATGTGATGCAAATGGGAGTGTATGTGGGCGGTGCCGTCTTGGCAATCGGAATTATTCTGTTTGATCTACCGAACGGTTTGAGTGGGGCCATGGCAACTGTTGCTGATGCCGGGAAATTGCAATTAATAGATTTCGGATTTGACCAACCATTTGCTGATGCAATTGCAAGTCCCTACACTTTTTTTACAGCTGTAATCGGTGGCGCAATATTTTCTATTGCATCTCACGGTACCGACCAGCTTATCGTGCAGCGTTTGTTGACCACCCGAAATATAGATAACAGTCAGCGTGCCTTGGTATGGAGTGGCGTGGTTGTAGCCCTACAGTTTGGACTCTTTCTGTTTATTGGTCTGCTCCTTTATGCTTTTTATGATGCGCAGTCGGCCGAGATGTTGGGTTTAGCAACGACCGACGAAATTTTTGCCAAGTTTATTGTGGAGCAACTTCCGGTTGGCCTGTCGGGATTAATTATTGCTTCACTATTTGCCGCAGCGATGAGTAGTCTCAGTTCATCATTGAATTCTTTGGCCTCATCTACAACGTTGGATCTGTATAAGCCATACTTTGGTAAAGACAATACTCAGGCTGAGGATCTGCGGATTTCACGAATCATTACAATGGTTTGGGCGGTTATTTTAACGGGTTCGGCCTTCTTTTTTGCCTTTTTGCAGCTTCAGGAGGGCGAACGTCCCGCAGTGGTTGAACTTGGACTCGGCATTGCTTCTTACACCTATGGCGGATTACTCGGAGCATTTTTACTGGGACGGTTTTCTGAAATCCCTGATAAAACCGACGCAATGATTGGCTTTTTTGTGGGATTAGTTTCGCTGCTGTTTATGGTTGAGGGACCTATCCATAGTATATTGCCAGGAGAGCCACTGGTGATTGCATGGCCGCTTTATACCGTAGTAGGTAGTGCAATTGTAATAATAGTTGGTAATCTTTCGAACTGGGTTCGAAGCAAAAATTAA
- a CDS encoding RagB/SusD family nutrient uptake outer membrane protein, with protein MNTFKNKFVFTKLLLITVIVMVVGCDLNMTNPNAATEEDVLSKQEGVRSFTIGVQGYYSENAYPDVVLNTGVTTRELAINTTFSSLVELEEGGTALPPENSRTNSIWDGLLRTVSMTGQIIDNAPDVIIDEAELSGIMATAELYRAMALGYLIQSFEQAPIETSEEVAFHSRSEVLAEVLRLLKSARDRITQEPPSADFESNILLSGFDLENTIYAMQARYNLLAGNYQQAIDASNDVDMSATSVFSFDGSTTRNPIFDNIAFGDEGQEYAPRDNFGTPVTEAGDARLDFYLSPDNAQSTPNGLPIDEVEGFFTSASDPIPVYLPGEMNLIRAEAYVNLNRPGDAVTEIDNIRTKQPSQDAFGVGANLPAYSGGTSDPELFEEIYRQRSAEMYLTGMRFEDARRLGRPVPSSDPALSAERNRVYYPYPTSERQNNPNTPENPEI; from the coding sequence ATGAATACATTCAAAAATAAATTTGTCTTTACGAAACTACTTTTAATTACAGTTATAGTAATGGTAGTAGGTTGTGATTTGAATATGACGAATCCAAACGCTGCTACGGAAGAAGATGTACTATCTAAGCAGGAAGGAGTCCGCTCTTTCACTATAGGAGTACAAGGCTATTACTCGGAGAATGCTTATCCCGATGTAGTACTAAATACCGGTGTTACCACACGAGAATTAGCTATTAATACTACTTTTTCGAGTCTCGTCGAACTGGAAGAGGGTGGGACGGCACTGCCTCCGGAAAATAGTCGTACGAACAGTATCTGGGATGGTTTGCTCAGAACAGTTAGTATGACTGGACAGATCATTGATAATGCACCTGATGTTATCATAGATGAAGCTGAACTCAGTGGGATTATGGCAACTGCTGAACTTTACCGGGCTATGGCACTTGGTTATTTAATTCAGTCTTTTGAACAGGCGCCTATTGAGACGAGTGAAGAGGTGGCATTCCACTCTCGTTCAGAGGTACTGGCCGAAGTTCTTCGCTTGCTTAAGAGTGCGCGTGATCGTATAACTCAGGAACCACCTTCTGCTGATTTTGAAAGCAATATACTGCTTTCAGGGTTCGATCTGGAAAATACGATTTATGCCATGCAGGCACGATATAATTTGCTTGCTGGTAATTACCAGCAAGCAATTGATGCATCTAACGATGTGGATATGTCGGCAACGTCTGTCTTTAGCTTTGACGGTTCTACAACACGGAATCCTATTTTTGACAACATTGCTTTTGGTGATGAAGGTCAGGAATATGCTCCGCGTGATAACTTTGGAACTCCAGTAACAGAAGCCGGGGATGCGCGGTTAGATTTCTACCTTAGTCCGGATAATGCCCAGAGCACGCCGAATGGGCTTCCGATTGATGAAGTAGAAGGATTCTTTACGAGTGCCAGCGATCCTATCCCGGTATATTTGCCCGGAGAAATGAACCTGATTCGTGCTGAAGCATACGTGAACCTAAATCGGCCGGGTGATGCTGTCACTGAGATTGACAATATTCGCACGAAGCAGCCGTCACAGGATGCTTTTGGTGTAGGTGCTAATCTGCCTGCTTATAGTGGTGGAACAAGTGATCCTGAGTTGTTTGAGGAAATCTATCGTCAGCGTAGCGCAGAAATGTATCTTACTGGTATGCGTTTTGAAGATGCACGTCGCCTGGGACGTCCGGTTCCATCCAGCGATCCGGCTCTGAGTGCAGAACGTAATAGAGTATACTATCCATATCCTACATCAGAGCGTCAGAACAATCCAAATACACCAGAAAATCCTGAAATATAA
- a CDS encoding DUF5009 domain-containing protein, with translation MVERKERLVSLDVFRGITIAGMILVNNPGSWSHIYGPLRHAQWHGWTPTDLVFPFFLFIVGVAMAYSFGKMFGKGMSKLEIYKKVFKRSVLLFGIGLFMTIFPIVRFDPLQLYDFSSMRIMGVLQRIALCYLFASVIYLEFRKVRQLIYWVAALLGGYWLLMMTVPVPGHGAGVLTKEGNLATYIDQLVMGGHLWQQGWEPEGLLSTIPAIGTVILGLLTGQLLRSSKSPKDKAIYMFIYGNVGLVAGLIIDQWFPINKGLWTSSYVLFTGGFALHFLALSYWLIDLKKYQAWATPFKIYGLNALAVYVLSSLTAKLLYLIPVYTSEGQTTIKGFIYDNLLLSIASPTVASLMFALLYVMFWLLIMWIFYKRKIFIKI, from the coding sequence ATGGTCGAAAGAAAAGAGCGATTGGTTTCGCTGGATGTATTTCGGGGAATTACAATTGCGGGAATGATCTTAGTTAATAATCCGGGTAGCTGGTCGCATATCTACGGTCCGCTCAGACATGCTCAATGGCATGGCTGGACGCCTACTGATCTCGTGTTTCCCTTTTTCCTTTTTATCGTAGGGGTGGCCATGGCCTATTCTTTTGGTAAAATGTTTGGAAAAGGCATGTCCAAGCTTGAAATCTATAAGAAAGTATTTAAGCGATCGGTACTTTTGTTTGGGATTGGACTTTTCATGACCATTTTCCCAATCGTACGATTTGATCCGCTGCAGCTGTACGATTTCTCATCCATGCGGATTATGGGTGTACTGCAACGCATTGCACTCTGTTATCTGTTTGCATCGGTTATTTATCTTGAATTTCGAAAGGTTCGCCAACTAATATATTGGGTTGCAGCCTTATTAGGTGGTTATTGGCTGTTGATGATGACCGTACCTGTGCCCGGACATGGAGCCGGGGTATTAACTAAAGAAGGGAACCTGGCCACCTATATCGATCAGCTGGTGATGGGCGGTCACTTGTGGCAACAGGGTTGGGAGCCCGAAGGTTTATTGAGTACGATTCCCGCTATTGGTACCGTAATATTGGGATTGTTAACTGGTCAGCTTTTACGATCTTCAAAATCACCCAAAGACAAGGCCATCTACATGTTTATTTATGGAAATGTAGGTCTTGTGGCAGGATTAATTATTGATCAGTGGTTCCCCATTAATAAGGGATTGTGGACCAGTAGTTATGTATTATTTACCGGGGGATTTGCGCTCCATTTTTTGGCGCTTAGCTACTGGCTCATTGATCTGAAAAAATACCAAGCATGGGCCACACCGTTTAAAATATATGGTCTCAACGCTTTGGCGGTGTATGTACTTTCGAGTCTGACTGCAAAGCTGCTATATCTTATTCCAGTGTATACCTCCGAAGGACAAACGACCATTAAGGGCTTTATTTATGATAATCTGTTGCTATCTATTGCCAGTCCAACAGTAGCCTCGCTGATGTTTGCTCTGCTATATGTGATGTTCTGGCTTTTGATAATGTGGATCTTCTATAAGCGCAAAATTTTCATCAAAATATAA
- a CDS encoding SusC/RagA family TonB-linked outer membrane protein, translating to MTYRIRLLSFICLLLLPFALQAQNVEYTVTGTLIDQRTEDPLTGANVSIENTTIGTSADVDGNFELTARLEPGTYNLRMTFIGYRTVQREIEFGDEQEIALGTIALQQDVIGAEEVVVTGASVLTEKRQLGNSISTVSADELASPGVTEIDAGLSGKIAGALVQQNSGDPAGGISVRLRGTGTLLGSASPLYIVDGVIVNNDSPELVDVGGTSTNRLADLNPEDIDRIEVVKGAAAAALYGSQANNGVVQIFTKQGKSGKPSITIKSTVNVDKVRKTLDVNMAQNENGEYLDNSGNVMSGKRYDFQDYIFRTAVGTNQFLSISGGANDTRYYISGSHKNNEGIVDGSNYQRSTARLNLDQVLTNWANLSTSLSYSHSNNQQIPNGGLNASYGALTGFIFGPNTFNPKPDPETGEYPNNTVLANPLEVIDTYDFQNEVNRVIGNAKLSLTPHKGLSIDHTLGLDTYSQVGTAFIPAGTSAPGLSTGFGRRSERAFFQLNNDLRISYQTDIKPWLNSSTLFGGTLQYENVETIGLEAQQFSIGSRVVSGGANFEQPGEFRSKTVIYGIFGQQTFGYKDRLFVTGAGRFDASSVFGKSERWQFFPKVSSSYVVSEENFWDDFGLSDIVTSFKLRASLGVSGGQTAIGAFDRFNLFNPTSINGRSAMLPSSQRGAVDVKPERQTELELGVDANFLSDRLTVEFTWYKQKTEDLLLFRTAAPSTGFSTKLGNFGELDNTGIELLVKGVPINKQNLQWTSSLTFSANENEIQGVEGGTLIIPESFGQVAAINGEPLGVFYSDAFKRDSEGNIETDSNGLPLEAEGDQIIGDPNPDWVASWINDINIGGNWNVHTQFDASYGNDVFNFTRRLGALGAFGTMEIYERELEGDLPAGYNSRVFGIFEKWVEDGSYLKLRELSVSYTSKLNAFGMKSLKLSLAGRNLFSIDSYTGYDPETNVAGQRTAVRGFDFVQVPIPRSFIFGVTAKF from the coding sequence ATGACATACCGGATACGATTACTATCGTTTATCTGTCTACTACTTTTGCCGTTTGCTTTGCAAGCACAAAATGTAGAGTACACTGTTACAGGTACGCTGATAGACCAACGCACTGAAGACCCCTTAACGGGAGCTAATGTAAGTATTGAAAATACCACCATCGGTACCTCTGCTGATGTAGACGGAAATTTTGAACTTACAGCAAGACTTGAGCCCGGAACCTATAATTTGCGCATGACTTTTATCGGATATCGGACGGTCCAGCGTGAGATTGAGTTCGGGGATGAGCAGGAAATTGCCTTGGGTACCATTGCACTCCAGCAGGATGTTATTGGAGCGGAGGAAGTAGTTGTAACTGGTGCTTCAGTTTTGACAGAGAAACGTCAGTTGGGTAACTCTATTTCTACAGTAAGTGCTGATGAATTGGCTTCTCCGGGAGTTACCGAAATTGATGCAGGACTATCAGGCAAAATTGCTGGTGCACTTGTGCAGCAAAACTCTGGTGATCCCGCAGGTGGAATTAGTGTTCGACTACGTGGGACAGGTACTCTTCTTGGTAGTGCAAGCCCGCTCTACATTGTGGATGGAGTGATTGTAAACAATGATTCTCCTGAATTAGTTGATGTAGGAGGTACTTCTACAAATCGTCTTGCAGATTTAAATCCAGAAGATATAGACCGCATTGAGGTTGTTAAAGGAGCCGCCGCTGCTGCTCTTTATGGATCGCAAGCTAACAATGGAGTTGTTCAGATTTTCACAAAACAAGGTAAATCTGGGAAGCCTTCGATAACTATCAAGTCAACCGTCAATGTTGACAAGGTTCGTAAGACTCTGGATGTTAATATGGCACAAAATGAAAATGGAGAATACCTGGACAACAGCGGCAACGTAATGTCTGGTAAGCGATATGATTTTCAGGATTATATCTTCAGGACTGCCGTTGGGACCAACCAATTTCTGTCTATTTCTGGTGGAGCAAATGACACCCGTTATTATATTTCAGGTTCTCATAAAAATAATGAAGGTATCGTCGACGGTTCCAATTACCAGCGTTCTACAGCACGTCTGAATCTAGACCAGGTATTGACAAATTGGGCGAATCTTTCAACTAGTCTGAGTTATTCCCACAGTAATAATCAGCAGATTCCCAATGGAGGTTTGAATGCTTCTTATGGGGCCCTAACTGGATTTATTTTTGGACCTAATACGTTTAATCCCAAACCGGATCCTGAGACAGGAGAATATCCCAATAACACAGTTTTGGCAAATCCCCTGGAAGTAATTGATACCTACGATTTCCAAAATGAAGTTAACCGTGTTATTGGTAACGCTAAGTTATCATTAACACCTCACAAGGGATTATCTATAGACCATACGTTAGGTTTAGATACTTACTCTCAAGTAGGAACTGCCTTTATTCCGGCCGGTACTTCTGCCCCGGGCTTATCAACTGGCTTTGGTCGTCGATCAGAGCGGGCGTTTTTCCAATTAAATAATGATCTGAGAATAAGCTACCAGACAGATATCAAACCATGGTTAAATTCCAGCACGTTATTTGGCGGTACTCTGCAGTATGAAAATGTTGAAACAATTGGTTTGGAAGCACAACAGTTTAGTATAGGTTCTCGAGTTGTTTCTGGGGGCGCTAACTTTGAACAACCAGGAGAATTTAGAAGTAAGACGGTTATTTACGGAATATTTGGTCAGCAGACATTTGGTTATAAAGACCGTCTTTTTGTAACAGGGGCCGGTCGGTTTGATGCTTCTTCTGTCTTCGGCAAGAGCGAACGTTGGCAGTTTTTTCCCAAGGTCAGTAGTTCTTACGTGGTTTCAGAAGAAAACTTCTGGGATGATTTTGGACTTTCTGATATCGTCACCAGTTTTAAGCTCCGTGCATCGCTGGGTGTTTCTGGAGGTCAGACCGCTATTGGAGCCTTTGATCGTTTTAACCTCTTCAATCCTACTTCTATAAACGGTAGAAGTGCTATGTTGCCTTCGTCGCAGCGTGGAGCTGTTGATGTAAAGCCGGAACGTCAAACAGAGCTCGAGCTGGGTGTAGATGCCAACTTCCTTTCTGATCGTCTAACTGTTGAGTTTACTTGGTATAAGCAGAAGACCGAAGATCTTCTCTTGTTTCGAACTGCAGCACCATCAACCGGTTTTTCTACCAAGCTGGGTAACTTCGGTGAGTTAGATAACACTGGTATCGAGCTGTTGGTTAAGGGGGTGCCAATTAATAAGCAAAATCTACAGTGGACTTCTTCATTAACATTCTCTGCCAACGAGAATGAAATTCAGGGTGTAGAAGGTGGTACGTTAATTATACCTGAATCCTTCGGACAGGTTGCTGCCATTAATGGTGAGCCTTTAGGCGTGTTTTACAGTGATGCCTTTAAGCGTGACAGTGAAGGTAATATTGAGACAGATTCTAATGGATTGCCGCTTGAAGCCGAAGGTGATCAAATTATTGGCGATCCCAATCCTGATTGGGTTGCTTCATGGATTAATGACATCAATATTGGGGGAAACTGGAACGTCCATACTCAATTTGATGCGTCCTACGGTAACGATGTGTTCAACTTTACACGTCGATTAGGAGCGCTAGGAGCTTTTGGTACGATGGAAATTTATGAACGTGAACTCGAGGGCGATCTACCCGCTGGTTATAACAGCCGCGTGTTTGGAATCTTTGAGAAGTGGGTAGAAGACGGTTCTTATCTCAAACTTCGTGAGCTGTCCGTTTCATATACTTCAAAGCTCAATGCTTTTGGCATGAAGAGTCTTAAACTAAGTCTAGCAGGACGTAATCTGTTTTCCATAGATAGCTATACAGGATACGACCCTGAAACAAATGTTGCCGGTCAACGCACTGCTGTACGGGGATTCGATTTTGTACAAGTGCCTATTCCGAGAAGCTTCATTTTTGGAGTTACTGCAAAATTTTAA